The region GACCTTCCACCCGCCCGCTATCTCGCCGGGTTCGGTGTCGCGGGCGGTGTACGCTATCTCCGTCTCCGCCCCCATCGCCGACGGCCCCTCCACGGACTCGATGCGGAGGGGAACGTCCAAGGAGTCGCCGCAACAGCCGGTATCGACGAACTCCTCGTACGTGTCGCCGACGCTCGGGTCCTCGACGACCCGCCGGAGGTACGACCTGAACCGGTCTGTCTCCAGTTGGTCGCGGCCCCACGCGCTGAGTTCGTCCGGGTACGAGACGACGACTCTGCGGGCGGTGTCTGCGCTCATGCCCTCGGATACGCGCTCGAACGCAAAGGCACTCCCGCCGGCACTCGCAGGGGAGACGGTTCACCGAACCCCGCGAACGTATAAGAAGGCTTATTCGGCACCCAAGATGAACGGATTCCATGGCCGAGTTCACTGTACCGGAGGTAGATTACACCCGGTACACGAATCGCCAACTCGCGGCGGTCCCGCTTGCGGTTCTCGTGGTCGCTCTCCTCGTCATCGCGGGATGGTACGTCGCAACCGGTGCACCGGTGAACCAAGGGATAGAGTTCACCGGCGGTACCGAGATACAGGTCGCGGTCGATGCACCGCCGGCGCAAGCCGAACAACAGATACGGCAGGCGTTCACCGCCGAACCCGAGTCCATCCGCTCGGTTCCGACCGAGAACACGTACATCGTGACGTTCCAGTCGAACGACGGGTCGTCGGTGAACCCCTCGGAGCTCGAACGCCAGGCGGAACAAGCCGGCTTCGAGATACGAGCCATCTCCTCCGTCTCGCCGAGCTTCGGCGGTGACACGCAGACGCTCGCCCTCGGCGGCGTGGTGGCGGCGTTCCTCGGGATGAGCCTCCTCGTCTTCGCGATGTTCCGGACGTTCGTCCCCTCCATCGCCGTCGTCATCTCGGCGTTCTCCGACATCGTCATCCCGTTGGCGCTGATGAACGTCCTCGGCATCGAGCTGTCTCTGGGGACGGTCGCGGCGCTTCTGATGCTCATCGGGTACTCCGTCGACTCGGACATCCTGCTGAACAACCACGTCCTCCGCCGGTCGGGTGACTTCTACGAGTCCACCTACCGCGCGATGCGGACGGGCGTGACGATGACGCTCACGTCCATCGCGGCGATGATAGTCATGACCGTGACGGCGACCATCTTCGGCATCCAACTGCTGGCTGCCATCGGGACGGTCCTCGTCTTCGGTCTCTCCGCCGACCTGATGAACACCTACATGCTGAACCTGAGCCTACTCCGCTGGTACAAGTACGAGGGGGTGGCCCGATAATGGTCTCACTCCGCGACAACTGGCGCATCGCACTGCTCGTCGTGTTCGTCCTCGTGGCGGCGTTCGCGCTGTTCTCGCCGACGCTCGCCCCGGACGACACGGGCGGCGCGGGCGGTGCCGTGGCGAACGATAGCGGCATGACGAACCTCCAGTACGGCCTGCAACTGTCCGGCGGGACGCGCGTCCGCGCGCCACTCGTCGGCATCACCGCCGAGGAGGTGCAGTTCGGCGGCGACCAACCGCGGACGGTCGAACGGAACGTCGCCTCCCAACTGTCGAACGCGACGCCCTCGGACGTCATCGCGCGACCGACTAGTCAGAACACGGGCACCGTCGAGGTGACCGTCGAGAACGTCACGCAGGCCGAACTTCAAACGGCGCTCGGCCAAGCGGGCTACGAGTACGGGACGGTCCGCGACGGCGTGACCCAGACGACCCGGCAGGACGCCGTCTCCGTCCTCGAAAACAAGATCAACGAGGCCGGACTCTCCGGCGGGACCGTCCAGACGGTGCGGACGGCGACCGGGGAGCACTTCATCCTCATCGAAGTGCCCAACCGGGACCGCTCGGAGGTGCTCGAACTCGTGAGCGAACGCGGGACGGTCTCCATTCAGGCGTACTACCCCGCGGAGAACGGGAGCGGGTACCAGACGCGCGAGATACTCCAACAGGACGACTTCCAGAGCATCGGCACCGCCTCCGAGAGTCAGGGAGGCGGCGCGTTCGTTCCGGTGACCGTCGAGCAGTCGGCGGCGCAGGACTTCCAACAGGCGGCCGTCGAGACGGGTATCGCCCAACCGGGCGGCACGAC is a window of Halopelagius longus DNA encoding:
- a CDS encoding preprotein translocase subunit SecD, which translates into the protein MVSLRDNWRIALLVVFVLVAAFALFSPTLAPDDTGGAGGAVANDSGMTNLQYGLQLSGGTRVRAPLVGITAEEVQFGGDQPRTVERNVASQLSNATPSDVIARPTSQNTGTVEVTVENVTQAELQTALGQAGYEYGTVRDGVTQTTRQDAVSVLENKINEAGLSGGTVQTVRTATGEHFILIEVPNRDRSEVLELVSERGTVSIQAYYPAENGSGYQTREILQQDDFQSIGTASESQGGGAFVPVTVEQSAAQDFQQAAVETGIAQPGGTTCTYRENPNGTEPCLLLVVNGEVVNAFGMSPGLAQGMRSGEWANAPEFQLRTRNLTEAQQVAINLRAGALPAKLDMTGPDGGTSSYVSPSQGADFKSNSLLTGIVAVLAVSGVVFFRYKEIRVAAPMVVTALSEVFILLGFAAGIGYALDLSVIAGFIAVIGTGVDDLIIIADEVMAEGQINSRRVFQSRFKKAFWVIGAAAATTIIAMSPLAVLSLGDLQGFAIFTILGVLVGVLITRPAYGDILRALTTKER
- the secF gene encoding protein translocase subunit SecF — its product is MAEFTVPEVDYTRYTNRQLAAVPLAVLVVALLVIAGWYVATGAPVNQGIEFTGGTEIQVAVDAPPAQAEQQIRQAFTAEPESIRSVPTENTYIVTFQSNDGSSVNPSELERQAEQAGFEIRAISSVSPSFGGDTQTLALGGVVAAFLGMSLLVFAMFRTFVPSIAVVISAFSDIVIPLALMNVLGIELSLGTVAALLMLIGYSVDSDILLNNHVLRRSGDFYESTYRAMRTGVTMTLTSIAAMIVMTVTATIFGIQLLAAIGTVLVFGLSADLMNTYMLNLSLLRWYKYEGVAR